aatttagattTATATTACTGgtctatttatatataatgctccaaattttagttttaagattaaaaattatttgacttattattttatcatattattattattaggccatgtaaaaaatttaaagagaaatagataaatataaatagaaaaAGATGACTATATATTAGTTTGGATTGGGCCTGATTTAATAAGGCAGCCCATTAACCGATGAAAGCCAATGTCTAACCCTAATAAATCGTATACATATATTAACTTTTCCATCTTATTTTACAACCTTCTCCTTCTCTCAACCCTaaccttctcttcttcttcttctagttGAAACGCCGGCAGCAGTGTCCCTTACAAAGTCTTCTAAGTTTTCGACCGGTCTCTCCTCTTTCTCCGTTGTTCCGAATTGTTGATCCGCTGTCGAACTGTTGGTCTGCCTTCACAGCGCCGTTTCCTCTCCGTCTCCAGTGGTTTCATCTCGAAATCCATCGCCTTGTGGGTTCGGTTTCGCCAACTGTTTGGTCAagcaaatttattattatgtcgCATGATGTTTATTATTCTTCAAAAACTTTATTTAGTTTTGGACATATATGAGCTTATATTTCACATTTTAGATGATAAAAAATTTCGTTTCTTTGCTCTTAATAATTGCAGGACTGCAGAACTGGAAAAGAAAGCGGGTGATTTCCTCGAGAGTCTTGGAAAACAAACAAGCGAATAGTTGAATCAGGTGACAGTAGTGGTTATGAAAGTGGTTTCCAAACGATTGGAACAGCCCGGAAACAGCAACAACAAGAACAGTAAGTAGCGCTACTGAAGAATGTAAGCAGGAGACGAACTGATTTACATTGTTTTGTTCATATTGTTAAAACTCCAGTATATATGATGTATGGTTAGATTATGCAGCATGGATGCTTGTGATGAGTAAACTAGTGTTGTTCCTGTGAGATCTGAATTTTGTTTTGCAAAGTGATTGGGGTATGTAAATCACCCTATAAGGACTAAAATTGAACTCAATTGATTAACTAGGAAATACAGTTCACATGGGTCAGTAGAATTGCAAAAAAAATTGTGTATTTTACAAATTCTggtcataataaaaaaagaggAACTTATATTCTCTTGCCATTTTAGGGGTTTGATTCCACATGTCGAAGTCTCATAATAGCTTTAATTCATACCACTTTTTGGTGGGATCTGATCTAAGTGTGTTTTGCCATCATTTGATTCCGGCAAAAAGCGTCATGGGGATACTGTATTTTTCGAATGGGTTGAGCCTTTTCATTTGTTATTCCAATGCATATAATATTTTGAGATAAAATCTAAATTTGCCACCAAACCTTTATTGTTTGGTCAGGCAACTCCAGATAGGGTTGTCATTTTGCTTGGAATTGCAAGGATCTTTGCTACCGAAGTTCCAGGAAAGATTGATGCTGATGTATTACAATTTTCTTTGGAAAGTAAGTTTCTTCTCAGCTTGTAAGGTTATTGATTCTAGGTTGTAAATCTTCATATATTCAATTACTCTGTGTTTATTTTGTTGTCTCTACCATTTTGGTCTCCAAAGTATTTTAGGAAGTGCTATATGGTCTGTTCAATATGGTGTCTATGTTTTTGGTGAAATTTTGTTAATctatgaataaaaagaaaagggtAATGAAAAAAGACTATCTTTAATGTTCTTGATGTTGTTTATAGACATGCCGTGTTGGTGCTAGTCCTGATGGGAAACACACTGTCTTGGAAGTTGTCACTATTGTTCTTGACCTACCACCACCGTATCCTGGGTCAATGTCAGGAATTTCATCAGTAGATAAGGTAACTGCGTCTGATCCAAAGTCAGCTTTAGCCCTATAAAGATCAGTCCAAGCATCTGTAAGTAGCTTATTTGtaattacttaatttttttattgttttattactGCAAATTATGCTGCTTCTGAATCTGCCCGGAATCTGCAACCCCTCCTGGTAGTGCATTGATGATGCTAGATGCAGATAAAATGGTTGTTGCTGTGAGCTCTCACAACCCGACGCTAGTTGGTGCCTTGACTCTTTTGTTTTTGTGATTTGTAGGAGAAACCAACAGCAAATCTCTTGAAGCTTTGGTAAGTCCTGTAATAGGagattttcattattattacatagataataataataacacagATTATGATACGACTCCTCATTTCAGCCTCACTTGATACTACTACTATAGCTAGCTGTAATGTATAATAAATTCACTTAATCAGATTGCTGCATCTTCATATTGACATTGTCTTATTCTTTAATTTTGTAGGTCAAGAGCACATCAAAGGAGTCCTTACAATGGGGTAAGTAGTATTCTTATGTTTGACTCTGATTTCAACATGTACTCTTAGGAGAGAGTTTGTGTTCTGTCGCATGAAAAATTTCAGTTTCTGAAACATTTCAAAGATTTGATATGAAACGTGTTTTAGGGAGTGGTTTAATGCTAATCACATAGAGTAATGTGTTTTAAGGAGTGGTTTAACTCTAATCACATAGAGTAAGTCCTCAATATACCGTGTTAGGTCGTGTCATGTTCACATGTTACATACATTGTTATTGTTTCTAGCAAGTTTGACATGTAAATATATGCGAGAATAATGTGCTAATAGTGTTAAATAATGATTCCATTTGAGGTTATTAATAGATTAAACCCCTTGATCTGAAGTTTATGATCTGCCGTTATCGGGCCAATCCTGATTTGATTCAAAATCGATTTTAATAGAACATTAATTTCCATTTTTTGTGTCAGTGCATTTTAGCAAGCTCTTATCCTTTTGATATATAATCTTGTTACTGAGATTAGTGCCCGTGTCAAAACGGGTTGTTGTGTTTTGCAGGTATTAATCTATGTTGCTAGAGAAGGTTGACCTGCAACATGTTTGTCCATGTTCACCATATATTTGTTCGTTATCTTATTTTTGTTAGAAGTGTTGGTTATCCTCTTTAAAATGCTTTTGCTTTGGCATTGTTTTTGTTGCCAGCAGATTAGGGGATGTGGTAAGGACTTCATGATGGCTTTAATGGAAGAGTTTATCTATTTTATTGATTGTTGTTTGTTTTAGCTTGTGGGATTTAGTTGCCCCATTTGTCCCCAATAATCCATTTGTTTTATAGTGAGTCTTCTAGATATAAttagctcccttcaatccaaattttgatatttaataaataatatttatttattaatttaggaattataattataaaaccaATGctcatatattattatttattttaaaattttgatcTTAAATTTAATGACGGAAATATCCGTCAAAATAAGTATCCTGACGAATACATTTCCGTTTAAAGTAACGGGCAACAATTTTGACGGTTCAAATGTCAAAGAAAACGTCAGAACTTGTTGACGGAAAATTTCTGTCAATGTTCCGTCAGCACAATATTCCGTCAAGATTCCGTCAGAATGTTTTACTGACGTGTGTT
The DNA window shown above is from Euphorbia lathyris chromosome 1, ddEupLath1.1, whole genome shotgun sequence and carries:
- the LOC136230571 gene encoding uncharacterized protein isoform X1, with the translated sequence MQLQIGLSFCLELQGSLLPKFQERLMLMYYNFLWKTCRVGASPDGKHTVLEVVTIVLDLPPPYPGSMSGISSVDKEKPTANLLKLWSRAHQRSPYNGVLIYVAREG
- the LOC136230571 gene encoding uncharacterized protein isoform X2, with product MLMYYNFLWKTCRVGASPDGKHTVLEVVTIVLDLPPPYPGSMSGISSVDKEKPTANLLKLWSRAHQRSPYNGVLIYVAREG